CGTCATGATCGCCTGAGCGGTGTTTATAATGGTGTCATGGTTACCCGCGCACAGGAGCGAAGCGCTCATTTTTGTATCACGCAGGAGACCGGCATAGCCTCGAAGGCGTGCCTTCGTCCTCCTCGTCCCCTCCTGGCCGACGATAAAAAAAGATTTCAGTAGAAGGAATTCAACAGAAAAATGACCACGCCAATCGCGACCGAAATGGCGATCACATGCACGGGGTTGATGTGGACAGCCCTGCGGTCCTCACTGTCATAATAATTCACGAGACCCGCGGACGAAACGAGTCGCCCACCACTCTTCTTCGCCATATCCATAAACTTTCGCATTCACTATATATAAAATCGGCGTCAACGGGTGGATATGCCAGACCAGGTGTACCGGGGATCGGTCCTCGCCGGCGACGACTTCGAACCGATCAGGGCGGCGGTGATCGTCGAGGACGGCGTGATCACGGCGATCGAAGAGGATTCGTCGGCCCCTGATCGCTGGATCTGCCCGGCATTTTTCAATGCCCATACCCACCTCGGCGACACGGTCGCCATGGACTGCGCCACCGGCGGGGACCTTGAGGCCCTGGTCACCCCTCCCCACGGGCTCAAACACCGCATCCTGGCGGCAACGCCGCGCCCCCGCCTGATCGAGGGGATGCGCTCCAGCATCGGGGGTATGCAGGCCACCGGAACAGCAGGTTTCGCCGACTTCAGGGAGGGGGGGGCTGACGGCGTTACGGCACTCCGCGAAGCGGTTCAGGGGGAACCGATCCTCCCGCTGATCTTCGGCAGAGAAGGGGGCGAGACTATCGCCGACGGGATCGGCATCAGCAGTGCACGGGATATCCCTGACACCGAGGAGCAGGTCAGACGGGCCAGGGCCGCCGGCAGGCTGGTGGCATTCCATGCCGGCGAGAAGGACCCGGACGACATCGACGCCGCCCTCTGCTATGACCCCGACCTCCTCGTCCACTGCACCCACGCCACCAGAGGGCAGCTCAGGGCGATCGCCGATGCCGGCGTGCCCATCGCCGTCTGTATCCGATCCAACTGGACCCTCGGCGTCACCTGCGATGCCGGGAGGCCGCCGGTCAGAGAGATGGCAGCGTGCGGCTGCACCTGGTACATCGGCACCGACAACGTGATGTTTGTCCAGCCCGATATGCTCAGAGAGATGTCTTTCTGCGAAACCGTCACTCGAATGCCTCCCGAAGAGATCCTGCGCGCTGCTGTCGGCGGTGCTGCGCTCGCCGGCAGGTCTTTCCTGATAAAAAAAGGCAGCCGGGCGAATTTTATCATAATAAACCCTGAAA
Above is a window of Methanofollis tationis DNA encoding:
- a CDS encoding preprotein translocase subunit Sec61beta, which produces MAKKSGGRLVSSAGLVNYYDSEDRRAVHINPVHVIAISVAIGVVIFLLNSFY
- a CDS encoding amidohydrolase family protein; this translates as MPDQVYRGSVLAGDDFEPIRAAVIVEDGVITAIEEDSSAPDRWICPAFFNAHTHLGDTVAMDCATGGDLEALVTPPHGLKHRILAATPRPRLIEGMRSSIGGMQATGTAGFADFREGGADGVTALREAVQGEPILPLIFGREGGETIADGIGISSARDIPDTEEQVRRARAAGRLVAFHAGEKDPDDIDAALCYDPDLLVHCTHATRGQLRAIADAGVPIAVCIRSNWTLGVTCDAGRPPVREMAACGCTWYIGTDNVMFVQPDMLREMSFCETVTRMPPEEILRAAVGGAALAGRSFLIKKGSRANFIIINPERAGLGFSPDPVASMVKRVGERSILQTVIN